AATGGATTCGGGCCCGGAAAAACTGATCCACCGGGGAAGGATGAAATCGATCTCTCTGCTGAATCCAGGCTCTCCGTATTTCTTCTTATAAAGAGAGGAGATCACAAGGGGTTCCCGGCTCAGAGGAGTCTCCCAAAAGACGAGTTTTTCCTCGACCGCTCTGAGAATCGCTGTTGATTCCTCCGGCAGATCCCGGGCCAGGGCGTCTTTCATCTCCTGCCACTGGCTTAAGGGAATAAAGATCCTCTCCTCCACCCAGTCGTAAAGATCATCGGATGACCGGGGGCAGTAGTCAGGATAGGTCCTCTGGAGTTTCTGATTAAACTCCGCCACAAGATCCCCGGACAGCATGGGTCTCAGACCGGACTCATGCACAATCCCCTTGATCAGATCTTCCCTGAGATTGGACTGTCCTCCCAGGGGCGTATCGTCTTCATACATCCTCTGATTGGTATGATCATAAACAATGCCTGAGGCAAAGGGAGAGGGAGTTTTTGTCATGACTTCGCTGACCTTAATTCCCCCTTCCCTGATCTCATCCAGGACCTGAGTGAGGGATTTCAAATCAAAATCATCATGGAGGCAGGACCTCCATGTCTCAGTCAGAATGGGAAAGTCCTCATAAGGGCTAACGGCCTGAAGGAGCTTTTTTGACCGGAGCCTGGTGAGCCACAGGGGTGTCCTCTGTTTAAATGATTTTCTGGGAAGGAGAAGGGCTCTGGAAGCATTATGCCTGAATCGTCCTCCGAAAAACATGGTGGATTCGAGTCTCTGGCGGAGCAGTTTTTCCAGATTATCGCCACTGACAAGAGACAGAACATCATTGACCTCAAACTCATGGGGCAGATCAAGGATAATGGCATCATCGTCACAGAAGACCTGCAGGGGATATCCATGCTTGTTTTCCCAGGCCTGAGAGAGGGCTTCACTGTAGGGAAAGTTCATCTTCCCGCCCCAGAGAGTGTGAAGGATAATCTGATGGCAGTCGGTCCTGTTCAGGGGATCATTAAAGTGCTCAATGAGCAGATGAGTCCGGTGAGGCAGGGCTCCCCCCGTGTGTTCTCTCTGTCTTTTCATGTAAGAGATCAGAGCGGATACGGCATCTTCTTTCAGAGAATAAGAGGAGCTGAGGATCTCTGTGAGAACAGATTCCCCCTGCCCCCGGGGCTTCATCAGTTCAGTCTCGATGAATTGAAGAAGATCGAGGATTTTTCCCGAATAAAAGAAGTCCCGTCCATTGGGGTCGGCCTTCCAGAAGGGGCTCATGGCTCCTCCCGAATCGGCAGGGCTGACCTCCACTGAGCGGTCATTGATATTGTCAATCCGCCAGGTCTGGGTGCCCAGGGTGAAGAAATCGCCATGAGAACGCTCCCATACAAACTCTTCGTCCAATTCCCCGATTTTGGCACCCTCACCGTGGATTCTCAGCTCATAATATCCCCGATCGGGTATGGTCCCTCCCGACATGTAGAGAACACGCTCGGCGCCGTCTCTTGCCCGGACGGTATTCTCCAGCTTATCAATATTCAGTCGCGGTTTGAGCTCTCCTATTCGGGTATCGCTGTAACGACCGTTGAGCATCTCCAGGACCAGATCAAAATGATTCCGGGGCAGGGTATGCCATACGTAAATACTGGTGATGAAAAGGTAGAGTTCATCGATGGGCCACTCCCTTGTACAGCACATGGACAGCAGGACCTGAGCCAGCACATCCAGAGGATTGACGGGAACCTCCATCTCTTCTATTTCACTGTCCAATACGGCTTTGGCCGTGACGGCACAGCGGATCATGTCATTCCCGAACATCGGAAACAGGGTGGTCCGGCTGACATCTCCCACATTGTGCCCGCCCCGTCCGATCCTCTGCACTGCCGAGGAAACCGAAAAGGGGGCTGAAATAAGGATCACTTCATCAATAGCACCGATGTCGATTCCCATTTCAAGAGAACTGGTGGCAACGATGGCTTTGAGTTCTCCTTTCTTCATCTTCTGCTCTACAAAATAACGGATTTCCCGGGAGAGGGAACCGTGATGGGCAAAGGCAAGGATTTCACCCACCGACTCGTTGATCATACGGGTGACTTTTTCGGTCTGCCTTCTGCTGTTACTGAAGATCAATGTTGATCTGTTGACCCTGATTCTCTGAACGATCTGTTCAATTACCCCAGGCCAGTGAGAATCCTCACCCTCAGGGTTTTCAGGAAAACTGACATTGATTTCATACTGCTTTTGAATATCCGACGGGATGATTTTGACACGCCTGGCCCGCAAAGCCTCGTCCTTATGATCTCTCGGATAAAATCCGCCGAGAAGTGAGGCCACAAGAGACAGGGGATGCACTGTGGCGGAGAGTCCTATCCTCTGAAACTCGCCGTTAATCAGAGTCAGTCTTTCAATGGCAGAAATAAGATGGACCCCTCGTTTATTGGCGGCAACAGCGTGAATTTCATCCAGAATAACAACTGAAAGCCCGGCAAGAATCTTCCCGGCGGCTCCGGAGGTGAGCAGTATATTCAGACTTTCGGGAGTGGTAATCAGGATTTCCGGAGGGCGCCGCATCATTTTCTGTCTGTCCGAACTGCTGGTATCCCCGCTTCTGGTTAGAACATGGATATCGGGAAAGGGAACAGATCTCTCTTCAAAATAAGCCTTCAGATCTTTCAGTGGCTCTCTCAGGTTCCGCCGGATATCATTATTGAGGGCCTTTAAGGGGGAGATGTACAGAATGCGGACCATCCCGGAAGGCCACTCTCCGAGGATGAGCTGATTCAGAGACCATAAAAATGCGGCAAGGGTTTTCCCGCTCCCTGTGGGGGCAGTCATCAGAACATGAGATCCTGAGGCTATTTCCTTCCAGCCTCTTTCCTGGATGTCTGTGGGCTTCCTGTACTTTGATACAAACCACTCCCGCAGGAGCGGATGGAACTGGTGCATTAGTAAATCCGGCATAATCGATTGGTTATATAAGTAGAATGACCAATGATATGGTTGGTGATGGGCAGAAGACCGGCCACTAGCGGGGAAGTTTCCAGAACAGTTATGGCCGATGAGGATCGATTGGCAATCCTAATACCTTGGCCTGCTAAATAATCCCGAATCGGTCCCCTGGTGAGGGAAAATAGATTCCCGATACTCATGAATCAACTCCTATAGAATAATTTATACTCCAAAAAAAGCAGCATAGTTATCCTTATGTAGAAAAAACTATACTGCCAGTATAAATCCTATAAATCTATAGTACTATTTTAATATCTGAAAAGAACTGTCATCTGTTGGTGTTCCGCCGATTGTAGCTCTGATTGTCGCGATTCCCTTTGCCTCAAAAGCGGCGGCTACTTTTTCCTGAAGTTCTTTTCCAGGTGTGAGGGCAACCATATATCCACCCCGGCCTCCACCGGTCACCTTGGCCCCATAGGCTCCAAGAGAATTGGCCAGATCACACAATGAAATCAGTTTTTCATGAGAGAGACCCATTTCAATCAGTATCTTATGGTTTTCGTTCATAATCTGTCCCGTTTCTCTGAGGTCTTCAGCGGAGAGAGCCTGTCCTAATTCTTCCACCTGGAATTTTATTGTATTGAGCCGCCTATTAAACAGTTCAGCATTTTCACTTTCCTGTTGTTCTAAAAAACCTTTCAGGGAGGCCGTATTAGCAGTGACCCCGCTATTGCCCAGTACAATTTCAACAGGCTGAGAAAGTGTTATTCGTTCAAACTGTTTAACCCCTTTCTTTATTCTGTATTGAATGACGCCGCCATAGGTTGAAACTGTATTATCCAAACCGCTGGGTAAACCATGGTATCCAAACTCTCCTTCCCAGGCGACATGATTGATATCAAGAACATCCATATTCAGTGCAAATTCCTTATTACAGGCCCTGGCAAAAGAGACACAGATGGCCGCACTGGCTCCGACTCCGCTACCCGCAAGCAGATCTCCTCCAACAGTAATCTTTATGGGATTTTTCTCCAGATCCAGCCCCATGACCTCAACCATTCTGTCAAAGGATGCAAGGCAGTCCTTTTCTTTGGCTTTTTTATATCCGGGAACTTCAATTCGATTGTCCACAAGGGTCCAGCCTGAGCCTGATCCAAGACGCTCTACAGTACATTCTGTTTCAAAGGGAATGGCAGCAAGAATCGCCGGAACCTCCCATAAGACAAACTGATCTCCAATTAAAATTGTTTTTCCAAATCCTGTTCCTTTATTCATGCTTCCCCATCCTTTTTTTTAATATTTTCTCTACCTCAGCAATAAGCAGAGCTTCTTGTCCAATTTTTACAGTCGTTGCGGCCGAAAGGCTATGACAGGCATCTGAAAATCCCCCCAGTATGGAAGTCGCTTCGGGAAGAAAACTGTTTAATCCCGGGATAAGACCAGAACGTTTTTTTTAGGTCAGAGCCTCTGAGACCCTCATGGAAATTTTTGTCCCGTTAAATTCGATAGGCCCGAATCCTGGAACCATATCAGGAACTATCTGAAACCCCGCCAGATATTTGGTTTGATCCAGAAACCCCATCTCCTTGATATAGGAGCAGAAGACTCCGATCATTTTAACACCCATGGGCTGAAAACGGTTTTCAACATTGAACCACTGCAGGTGCTCTGTCGTAGGAATGTTAATTTTAAGATTTTCAATTTCCTTTTCAAAGATATCCTGCTTTTTTATCAGAAGCTGCTGAGCGAATTCCGCAATATCCTTATTAATTCCCCTTTGGCATATATCAATACCTCTGGAAGATCCATCGCTGTAGTACCCCACTCCCCCTACAGTATCCAGGACATTGCAGACTTCTAAGGCAGGATATAATTTGTCTCCCAGTTTTATGCCGTATTCTTCGCCATCTTCATTTTTCCTGACCTGAATTGATCCTGTCTTAACAGCAGTATTCAAAACCTCCCGGTTGACCCCGGAGAGGCATCCGTCAACAAGGAATCCATCTCCGATGGCCCCCAGAACAGCCAGATGGGAACCGGCACCCCCATTTTGTCCTCAGCGGCGTATAATGTCCTCGGCAAATAAATAGCAGGTGGTTGAAGCGGAGATGTCCCGGTCTCCTTTTAACCCATACAACTCTCCATCCAGATTGAATACCGACTCATCATCTACTTTTTCCGCAGGATGATGATCAAGGATGATGACAAGATTATTCCCATTATTTATTGCAGAAATAAGAGGGGCAATCTTTCCGGCAAAGTCTGCAAAGATAATAATTTGCCCTTTCTCTTTCAAAATTTTTTCAAGAACCTGGGGATAGGGCTTCTCCAATGAGAATCGTGAGACCCCATAGCCTATTTGCTGAAAAGTGTTGAGCAGGATTGTCCCCGAACTTAATCCATCGGTATCATTGTGGTGAAGAAGTGTCACTTTCCGGAGCGACTTATTCTTAAGGGCAACAATTGCCTCTTCCATAGCGTCAATCAGATTATCAACCATCGAATCTCCCAATCAGACATCCAAGTCCGTCAAAATGAACATGTTCGAACATTATAGAGCCACTTCGTGATCGAAATCAATCATTATTTGTAGATTCTAAATATTGCGTCCATGAGACAGGCAGAATATACTGGACATATGAAAGATAACGATCAGTCAAAGCAGCTGCAATCACAGAAAATCAGGCAGAAAAGGATTATTGAACTCATTCAGAGAGACGGTCA
The Oceanispirochaeta sp. genome window above contains:
- a CDS encoding DEAD/DEAH box helicase gives rise to the protein MHQFHPLLREWFVSKYRKPTDIQERGWKEIASGSHVLMTAPTGSGKTLAAFLWSLNQLILGEWPSGMVRILYISPLKALNNDIRRNLREPLKDLKAYFEERSVPFPDIHVLTRSGDTSSSDRQKMMRRPPEILITTPESLNILLTSGAAGKILAGLSVVILDEIHAVAANKRGVHLISAIERLTLINGEFQRIGLSATVHPLSLVASLLGGFYPRDHKDEALRARRVKIIPSDIQKQYEINVSFPENPEGEDSHWPGVIEQIVQRIRVNRSTLIFSNSRRQTEKVTRMINESVGEILAFAHHGSLSREIRYFVEQKMKKGELKAIVATSSLEMGIDIGAIDEVILISAPFSVSSAVQRIGRGGHNVGDVSRTTLFPMFGNDMIRCAVTAKAVLDSEIEEMEVPVNPLDVLAQVLLSMCCTREWPIDELYLFITSIYVWHTLPRNHFDLVLEMLNGRYSDTRIGELKPRLNIDKLENTVRARDGAERVLYMSGGTIPDRGYYELRIHGEGAKIGELDEEFVWERSHGDFFTLGTQTWRIDNINDRSVEVSPADSGGAMSPFWKADPNGRDFFYSGKILDLLQFIETELMKPRGQGESVLTEILSSSYSLKEDAVSALISYMKRQREHTGGALPHRTHLLIEHFNDPLNRTDCHQIILHTLWGGKMNFPYSEALSQAWENKHGYPLQVFCDDDAIILDLPHEFEVNDVLSLVSGDNLEKLLRQRLESTMFFGGRFRHNASRALLLPRKSFKQRTPLWLTRLRSKKLLQAVSPYEDFPILTETWRSCLHDDFDLKSLTQVLDEIREGGIKVSEVMTKTPSPFASGIVYDHTNQRMYEDDTPLGGQSNLREDLIKGIVHESGLRPMLSGDLVAEFNQKLQRTYPDYCPRSSDDLYDWVEERIFIPLSQWQEMKDALARDLPEESTAILRAVEEKLVFWETPLSREPLVISSLYKKKYGEPGFSREIDFILPRWISFSGPESIETLTALYPAEEKEILHCLEILRESGDLIIDVLTDNAEADQFCMAENLEILFRLKRRKGRSQFKALPVRKLQLFLAQHQSLTKAGTGKEDLQDVFEKLIAYGAKPALWESDYFPSRIRPYYKSWLDTLFQESSLLWYGCGKEKIAFCFEDEQTLFIKRGTSDDEIETLLPDKRGSFTFWDIKEHSQKNSSALVAFLWKQCWEGHLSNDHYETVRSGVLNKFSAESFRDMEQKSGSPRISRGGFNRWKTSRPLEGRWFLTESISDEEDLIEQDERLRNGVRQLFLRYGVLFRQLLEKETQPMNWNSLFPTLRLMELSGECVSGYFFEEIRGIQFASWEALRELSEPLDEEGMYWMNCTDPASLAGIKVDALKGNYPTRLVGSHMVFRGENPLLFSKRNGKELDFFQDENSPDSLEALSFFKILLSRDFKPLKSIKVETVNGIAVAESPYKDILKKAGFRDNYSVYILSGVINDFSDL
- the mvk gene encoding mevalonate kinase, with the protein product MNKGTGFGKTILIGDQFVLWEVPAILAAIPFETECTVERLGSGSGWTLVDNRIEVPGYKKAKEKDCLASFDRMVEVMGLDLEKNPIKITVGGDLLAGSGVGASAAICVSFARACNKEFALNMDVLDINHVAWEGEFGYHGLPSGLDNTVSTYGGVIQYRIKKGVKQFERITLSQPVEIVLGNSGVTANTASLKGFLEQQESENAELFNRRLNTIKFQVEELGQALSAEDLRETGQIMNENHKILIEMGLSHEKLISLCDLANSLGAYGAKVTGGGRGGYMVALTPGKELQEKVAAAFEAKGIATIRATIGGTPTDDSSFQILK
- a CDS encoding DHH family phosphoesterase, translated to MVDNLIDAMEEAIVALKNKSLRKVTLLHHNDTDGLSSGTILLNTFQQIGYGVSRFSLEKPYPQVLEKILKEKGQIIIFADFAGKIAPLISAINNGNNLVIILDHHPAEKVDDESVFNLDGELYGLKGDRDISASTTCYLFAEDIIRR